In Pseudophryne corroboree isolate aPseCor3 chromosome 3, aPseCor3.hap2, whole genome shotgun sequence, a genomic segment contains:
- the LOC135057802 gene encoding uncharacterized protein LOC135057802, with the protein MDANREFWAGFIDLYQANECLWRVGTRDYANRGKKNLAYQQLARYSLAQDSGADIKWVKRKIQNLRTVFLKEHRKYKDSQRSGAGSDQVKKPTLWYYDLMKFVLDEEPSRTARSTEEPNTPEMFEPEEEESVDPLSSRELDVEPAVDEPADQATVRPELEESEAAMGTPQLPARRRCRPAIPRRSVSSSRSDTILRQAEEVLKNRPDRFEAIGDHLACELREMNPTQQKYAQRLVYAIISHGQDDELTNHSGVVLDTRQVPSTSYAPPPTHPPMYSAPVIPPQQYPTYPAPGYQMPQSPFPGTSSGGVFTTLLSAHSTVQGDLNF; encoded by the exons ATGGATGCAAACCGTGAATTCTGGGCTGGATTCATCGATCTCTACCAGGCCAATGAGTGCTTGTGGCGTGTGGGAACAAGGGATTACGCCAACAGAGGAAAGAAAAATCTGGCATACCAGCAATTGGCCAGGTACAGCCTTGCCCAAGATAGTGGTGCCGACATCAAGTGGGTGAAGAGGAAGATCCAGAATCTGAGGACAGTATTTCTTAAGGAGCACAGGAAATACAAAGATTCCCAACGTTCAGGAGCGGGGTCAGATCAAGTCAAGAAGCCAACATTATGGTATTATGACTTGATGAAGTTCGTATTGGATGAGGAGCCTTCGAGGACAGCGCGGAGCACGGAGGAGCCGAACACGCCCGAGATGTTCGAGCCTGAGGAAGAGGAGAGTGTGGATCCG CTGTCTTCGAGGGAGCTGGACGTGGAACCTGCAGTGGATGAGCCGGCAGACCAAGCCACTGTAAGGCCGGAGCTGGAGGAGAGTGAGGCGGCGATGGGAACACCCCAGCTTCCGGCTAGAAGGAGATGCCGGCCAGCTATCCCTAGAAGATCTGTCTCGTCCAGCAGGTCAGATACAATTCTGAGGCAGGCAGAGGAGGTCCTAAAAAACAGACCGGATAGATTTGAAGCTATTGGAGACCATTTAGCATGTGAGTTGCGGGAGATGAACCCCACTCAGCAAAAATACGCCCAGCGTCTGGTATATGCCATTATATCACATGGCCAGGATGATGAATTGACCAACCACAGTGGCGTTGTGTTAGATACCAGACAGGTGCCTAGTACATCTTATgcccctcccccaactcacccTCCCATGTATTCTGCGCCGGTAATTCCTCCTCAACAATACCCCACATATCCTGCTCCGGGTTACCAAATGCCACAATCCCCCTTCCCTGGCACCTCTTCAGGTGGAGTGTTCACCACTCTGTTGAGTGCACACTCCACTGTTCAAGGCGACCtaaatttttaa